From Allofrancisella guangzhouensis, a single genomic window includes:
- the sufT gene encoding putative Fe-S cluster assembly protein SufT has translation MKPTDVTIIRRQVKAIAVPFGNEIELMPGQEVLVTQDKGGSFTLNVNGNLLHLDGKDADAIGKKIVRYPVEDYNIKAGDHINMEAIWDQMKTVYDPEIPVNIVDLGLIYNVVTRKLESGNYHIIIDMTLTAPGCGMGPVLMTDVEKRVAMLPNVDKVDVVMVFDPPWNSEMMTEEAKLELGLF, from the coding sequence ATGAAACCAACAGATGTGACAATAATAAGAAGGCAAGTAAAAGCAATAGCAGTCCCATTTGGTAATGAGATTGAGCTTATGCCAGGGCAAGAAGTACTTGTAACCCAAGATAAAGGTGGAAGTTTTACTTTAAATGTTAATGGAAACTTACTCCATCTAGATGGTAAAGATGCTGATGCTATTGGTAAAAAAATAGTACGCTATCCTGTCGAAGATTATAATATAAAAGCAGGAGACCATATCAATATGGAGGCTATTTGGGATCAGATGAAGACTGTGTATGATCCGGAAATCCCAGTAAATATAGTTGATCTTGGTTTGATTTATAATGTGGTAACTAGGAAACTAGAAAGTGGCAACTATCATATAATAATAGATATGACTCTAACAGCACCAGGATGCGGTATGGGTCCTGTATTAATGACAGATGTAGAAAAAAGAGTAGCAATGTTACCAAATGTAGATAAGGTTGATGTTGTAATGGTGTTTGACCCCCCTTGGAACTCTGAAATGATGACAGAAGAGGCAAAGCTAGAGTTAGGCTTATTTTAG
- a CDS encoding YfhL family 4Fe-4S dicluster ferredoxin has product MALLITDDCINCDICEPECPNQAISQGEEYYEIDSAKCTECVGHFLESQCTKVCPIKCIVVDPTRIETKEQLLNKYKQLTQ; this is encoded by the coding sequence ATGGCATTATTGATAACGGATGATTGTATTAATTGTGATATTTGTGAGCCTGAATGTCCTAACCAAGCTATATCTCAGGGAGAAGAATATTATGAGATTGACTCTGCTAAATGCACGGAATGTGTAGGACATTTCCTTGAATCTCAGTGTACAAAAGTTTGTCCTATAAAATGTATAGTTGTTGATCCAACTCGTATAGAGACAAAAGAGCAACTTCTAAATAAATATAAGCAATTAACTCAATAA
- a CDS encoding OmpA family protein, whose protein sequence is MKLKNIVVAMSMLFGTATMTFADVAANATVNDSFSTDTSISSTIMKPFANTWSSITNENNTWGPQDRSGQWYLGVGVSGFANNMNSKGSNSGWNGIVGYNFNKYLAVQYNQFATYNGMFGGLGEGVINLTNNTMFTPYAVGGAGWANLAGRATGAWDVGGGLKFELSRDVQASVDYRYIQTMAPNPISGGGQQINAAAGTNMIGAGLTWFFGGNSAASASTANIKDDGAKIAVGTGAVAAVSKVDEAKYVLPKGIKQCEGNFNLTKDGVACYTVDGDDVTVYLDTKFAYDSAELNQKGKEAISSFVGFIKDSNIASVTIKGYASQGQTGGEFEVYNQKLSEKRAIAVASYMRSLGLDKEKIITKGFGYYDTLPGVDKSDKSNQRVQASVSAPLK, encoded by the coding sequence ATGAAATTAAAGAATATTGTTGTGGCTATGTCAATGCTGTTTGGTACAGCAACTATGACTTTTGCAGATGTGGCTGCAAATGCTACAGTTAATGATAGTTTTTCAACAGATACGAGTATTTCAAGTACGATTATGAAACCTTTTGCTAACACTTGGAGTTCTATAACTAATGAAAATAATACTTGGGGACCGCAGGATAGGTCAGGTCAGTGGTATTTAGGTGTGGGTGTTAGTGGTTTTGCTAATAACATGAACTCCAAAGGTTCTAATTCTGGTTGGAATGGTATAGTAGGTTATAATTTCAATAAATATTTAGCAGTTCAATATAATCAGTTTGCTACATATAACGGCATGTTTGGTGGTTTAGGTGAAGGTGTAATTAACCTTACAAATAATACTATGTTTACTCCATATGCTGTAGGGGGAGCTGGTTGGGCTAATCTTGCTGGCCGTGCTACAGGAGCATGGGACGTAGGTGGCGGACTTAAGTTTGAGTTATCTAGAGATGTTCAAGCTAGCGTTGACTACAGGTATATACAAACAATGGCTCCAAACCCAATATCTGGTGGAGGTCAACAAATCAATGCAGCTGCAGGAACTAATATGATAGGAGCAGGGCTTACTTGGTTTTTTGGCGGTAATTCTGCTGCTAGTGCAAGCACTGCAAATATAAAAGATGATGGCGCTAAAATAGCTGTAGGAACAGGTGCTGTTGCAGCTGTGTCAAAAGTTGATGAAGCTAAATATGTATTGCCAAAAGGTATAAAACAATGTGAGGGTAACTTTAACTTAACTAAAGATGGTGTTGCTTGCTACACAGTAGATGGTGATGACGTAACTGTTTATTTAGATACTAAATTTGCCTATGATAGTGCTGAGTTAAATCAAAAGGGTAAAGAAGCAATATCTTCTTTTGTAGGTTTTATTAAGGATAGCAATATCGCATCAGTAACAATTAAAGGTTACGCATCGCAAGGTCAAACTGGTGGTGAATTTGAAGTTTACAACCAAAAGCTTTCTGAAAAGAGAGCAATAGCAGTTGCTAGTTACATGAGATCTTTAGGCTTAGATAAAGAGAAAATAATAACCAAAGGGTTTGGCTATTATGATACTCTTCCAGGTGTTGATAAGAGTGACAAAAGTAACCAGCGTGTACAAGCTAGTGTTTCAGCACCACTAAAATAA
- a CDS encoding HesB/IscA family protein: MVEIFHPISNNILEVTEAAAKHFRKHLEKYPQSIGVYVGTKVMGCSGLSYDIDFVESKPLETTEVVQHGLKFFVSDKSKNFLNGLKIDYVKHEFGLYKLEYSNPNELARCGCGESFTV, from the coding sequence ATGGTAGAAATTTTTCATCCCATAAGTAATAATATATTAGAGGTCACAGAAGCGGCTGCGAAACACTTTAGAAAACATTTAGAAAAGTATCCGCAAAGTATAGGAGTTTACGTTGGTACTAAAGTTATGGGGTGTTCAGGTTTATCTTATGATATAGATTTTGTTGAGAGTAAGCCTTTAGAAACTACAGAAGTAGTCCAACATGGGTTAAAATTTTTTGTATCCGATAAATCTAAAAATTTTCTTAATGGATTAAAGATAGACTATGTTAAACATGAATTTGGCTTATATAAGTTAGAGTACTCTAATCCGAACGAGTTAGCTCGTTGCGGTTGTGGCGAAAGCTTTACAGTTTAG
- the infC gene encoding translation initiation factor IF-3 — translation MKADKKAPINEQIKAKEVRLVGVDGQQIGVVSINEALALAEAANVDLVEMVANAKPPVCRLMDYGKHLFEQSKKKAQAKKNQKQIQIKEIKLRPVTDVGDYQVKLRNLIKFLEKGDKVKVTLRFRGREMSHKELGIEMLNRMANDAAEHGVVEQQPKVEGRQMIMVLGPKKKQM, via the coding sequence ATTAAAGCGGATAAAAAAGCGCCTATAAACGAGCAAATAAAAGCTAAAGAGGTGCGTTTAGTTGGAGTTGATGGTCAGCAAATTGGAGTTGTATCTATCAATGAAGCGTTAGCATTAGCAGAAGCAGCTAATGTTGATTTGGTTGAAATGGTAGCAAATGCTAAGCCACCGGTCTGTCGTTTGATGGACTATGGTAAACACTTATTTGAACAAAGTAAGAAAAAAGCACAAGCTAAAAAGAACCAAAAGCAGATACAGATCAAAGAGATAAAGCTTAGACCTGTAACTGATGTGGGAGACTATCAGGTAAAACTACGCAACCTGATTAAGTTCCTAGAAAAAGGCGATAAAGTAAAAGTTACACTTAGATTTAGAGGTAGAGAAATGTCACACAAAGAGTTAGGTATTGAAATGCTTAACCGTATGGCAAATGATGCAGCTGAACATGGTGTAGTGGAGCAACAACCTAAAGTAGAAGGTCGCCAGATGATAATGGTTTTAGGGCCAAAGAAAAAACAGATGTAA
- a CDS encoding aminotransferase class V-fold PLP-dependent enzyme, whose amino-acid sequence MIDIIKIRKDFPFLVQGINNKPVIFFDTGASAQKPQVVIDAVANAYTFSYANVHRGVYFLSQEASDRYENVRNIVKDFINANSKDEIVMTKGSTEAINLVANSLGNAILSKGDEIVVTEMEHHANFVPWQMLCKNKNFSFKVAKITDSGELDINNLLSLITSKTKVLAVTLCSNVLGTINPIKQIISEVKNINPNTLILVDGAQAVIHTKVDVQDLDCDFFVFSSHKLYGPTGVGVLYGRYDLLNQMPPYNYGGDMVEDVTIEKTMFALPPYKFEAGTPDIVGVIGFGRAIEYVNSIGMENIANYEQKLLNYATIELEKVPDLHIIGKARHKAGVITFIVDGCNSGDIGELLAIKGICVRTGKHCAHPLLYRFGITSTVRVSFGMYNTFEEIDLFITALKKVISQLK is encoded by the coding sequence ATGATTGATATTATTAAAATCAGGAAAGATTTTCCTTTTTTGGTTCAAGGTATAAATAATAAACCAGTAATTTTTTTTGACACAGGAGCTTCGGCACAGAAGCCTCAAGTAGTAATTGATGCGGTAGCTAATGCTTATACTTTTAGTTATGCTAATGTACATAGAGGAGTATATTTTTTAAGTCAAGAAGCTAGTGATAGATATGAAAACGTTCGTAATATAGTCAAAGATTTTATCAATGCAAATTCCAAAGATGAAATTGTAATGACAAAGGGTAGTACAGAGGCTATTAATTTAGTAGCCAATTCTCTAGGAAATGCTATTTTAAGCAAGGGTGATGAGATAGTGGTTACTGAAATGGAGCATCATGCAAATTTTGTACCATGGCAGATGCTCTGCAAAAATAAAAATTTTAGTTTTAAAGTCGCTAAAATTACTGATAGTGGTGAGCTTGATATAAATAATTTATTGTCTTTAATTACTTCTAAAACTAAGGTTTTAGCTGTTACACTTTGCTCAAATGTATTAGGTACGATCAATCCTATAAAGCAGATTATCAGTGAAGTTAAGAATATTAATCCAAATACTCTTATATTGGTTGATGGAGCTCAAGCTGTAATTCATACTAAAGTAGATGTTCAAGATTTAGACTGTGACTTTTTTGTTTTTTCTAGCCATAAACTTTATGGTCCTACAGGAGTTGGTGTTTTATATGGAAGATACGATTTATTAAATCAAATGCCTCCTTATAACTATGGTGGTGATATGGTTGAAGATGTAACTATCGAAAAAACTATGTTTGCATTACCTCCGTATAAATTTGAAGCTGGTACACCTGACATAGTTGGAGTCATTGGTTTTGGTCGAGCAATAGAGTACGTTAACTCTATCGGTATGGAAAATATTGCTAATTATGAGCAAAAACTTTTAAATTATGCGACTATTGAGTTAGAAAAGGTACCAGATTTACACATTATTGGAAAAGCAAGGCATAAAGCAGGGGTGATTACTTTTATTGTAGATGGTTGTAATTCCGGAGATATCGGTGAGTTACTTGCTATAAAAGGAATTTGTGTGCGTACAGGCAAGCATTGCGCGCATCCATTATTGTACAGATTTGGAATTACGTCAACAGTTAGGGTATCATTTGGCATGTATAACACATTTGAAGAGATAGACTTGTTTATAACTGCTTTGAAAAAAGTAATATCTCAATTAAAATAG
- the thrS gene encoding threonine--tRNA ligase, which translates to MLKITFPDNSIREFEQGVNSLQIAKSISPSLAKITLAAYVDEQLRDAKDAIVKDSKVNLVTLKDPQGLEILRHSCAHLLAHAVKQLYPKTQVTIGPVIENGFYYDFSFKESIGESDLENIESKMKELAKKSIPVDYKVVSKQEAIDFFSSQNESYKIEIINGISDESLKIYTQGDFSDLCRGPHVPNTSILKAFKLTKIAGAYWRGDANNEMLTRIYGTCWATKEDLDQYLHMLEEAEKRDHRKIGKVLDLFHFQEESPGIAFWHDNGVKIWREVEDYMRKSNNKYGCKEIRTPLIADFSLWEKSGHASKYAENMFATKSENKDFAIRPMNCPMCVQVYNTKLHSYRDLPVRMAEFGVVHRNEPSGSLHGLLRVRSFTQDDGHVFCTAEQVESEVSLMVKQCFEVYKDFGFDDFEVKIALRPDNRIGSDEIWDKSEQILKNALQRNNVKYTLLPGEGAFYGPKIEFHLKDAIGRSWQCGTIQVDFSMPQRLGSAYIDKNGEKQIPIMLHRAIVGSLERFIGMLIEHYAGNLPLWLAPAQVVVMGISNQQDKYCNQVFESIEKKGFRVKIDLRNEKIGFKIREHTLLRIPYLVVLGKTEQEQEIVTVRKQNGETLGQMSIEDFCVFLKQQIEIKK; encoded by the coding sequence ATGTTAAAAATTACATTTCCAGATAACTCTATTAGAGAGTTTGAGCAAGGAGTTAATTCATTACAGATAGCTAAATCTATATCTCCAAGTTTAGCAAAAATCACATTAGCTGCTTATGTGGATGAGCAGTTAAGAGACGCCAAGGATGCTATAGTTAAGGATAGTAAGGTAAACTTAGTTACTTTAAAAGACCCTCAGGGATTAGAGATATTACGCCACTCCTGTGCTCATTTGCTAGCACATGCCGTTAAGCAATTATACCCTAAAACACAGGTGACTATAGGTCCAGTAATAGAGAACGGTTTTTATTACGATTTTTCTTTTAAAGAATCTATAGGTGAATCAGACCTTGAAAACATAGAAAGCAAAATGAAGGAGCTTGCTAAGAAATCTATACCAGTTGACTACAAAGTAGTTTCAAAACAAGAGGCTATAGATTTTTTTAGCTCGCAAAATGAAAGTTATAAGATTGAGATAATTAATGGTATCTCTGATGAAAGTTTAAAAATTTATACTCAGGGGGATTTTAGTGATTTATGTAGAGGTCCACATGTTCCAAATACTTCTATATTAAAAGCTTTTAAATTAACTAAGATAGCAGGAGCATATTGGCGTGGGGATGCTAATAATGAGATGTTAACAAGGATTTATGGGACATGTTGGGCTACCAAAGAAGATCTTGATCAATATCTACATATGCTTGAAGAGGCAGAAAAACGTGATCATAGAAAAATTGGTAAAGTGTTAGATTTGTTTCACTTTCAAGAAGAGTCTCCAGGGATTGCATTTTGGCACGATAATGGAGTAAAAATTTGGCGTGAAGTAGAAGACTATATGAGGAAATCTAATAATAAATATGGTTGTAAAGAGATACGTACTCCTTTGATAGCTGATTTTAGTTTATGGGAAAAATCAGGCCATGCTTCTAAATATGCTGAAAACATGTTTGCAACAAAATCAGAGAATAAAGATTTTGCAATTAGACCTATGAATTGCCCAATGTGCGTGCAAGTTTATAATACTAAACTACACAGTTATAGAGATTTGCCTGTGAGGATGGCAGAATTTGGGGTGGTACATAGAAATGAACCATCTGGATCTTTACATGGGTTGCTTAGAGTTAGAAGTTTTACTCAAGATGATGGACACGTTTTTTGTACAGCTGAGCAGGTTGAAAGTGAAGTTAGCTTAATGGTAAAACAATGCTTTGAAGTTTACAAAGATTTTGGTTTTGATGATTTTGAAGTAAAAATTGCCTTACGACCTGATAATAGAATCGGTAGTGATGAAATATGGGATAAGTCGGAGCAGATTTTGAAAAATGCTTTACAAAGGAATAATGTTAAATATACGTTGCTGCCGGGAGAAGGCGCTTTTTATGGACCTAAAATAGAGTTTCATTTAAAAGATGCTATTGGTAGAAGCTGGCAGTGTGGGACTATACAGGTAGATTTTTCGATGCCACAAAGATTAGGGTCAGCCTATATAGATAAAAATGGAGAGAAGCAAATTCCTATAATGTTGCATAGAGCAATAGTTGGTTCTTTAGAAAGGTTTATAGGCATGTTAATAGAGCACTATGCTGGTAATTTGCCCCTATGGTTAGCGCCAGCTCAAGTTGTGGTAATGGGGATTAGTAATCAACAAGATAAGTACTGTAATCAAGTATTTGAATCTATTGAAAAAAAAGGTTTTAGGGTAAAAATAGACTTGAGAAATGAGAAGATAGGGTTTAAAATACGTGAGCATACTCTTTTGCGTATACCTTATTTAGTAGTTCTAGGTAAAACTGAGCAAGAGCAGGAAATTGTAACTGTGAGAAAGCAAAACGGCGAGACTCTAGGACAAATGTCAATAGAGGACTTTTGTGTTTTCTTGAAACAACAGATAGAAATAAAAAAATAA
- the mnmG gene encoding tRNA uridine-5-carboxymethylaminomethyl(34) synthesis enzyme MnmG: MIYKNTYDVIVVGGGHAGVEAATASARIGAKTLLLTHNIDTIGQMSCNPAIGGIGKGHLVKEIDAMGGIMAKAIDMAGIQFRILNSRKGPAVRATRAQADRVLYKKAINSLVTNQENLDIFQDSVDDIVIDNDIISGVITKTGITFKSKKVVLTVGTFLGGKIHIGKVSKPGGRAGDQPANTLAARLRALPFRVNRLKTGTPPRIDKRSVDFSVMEVQHGDTPIPYFSFFSKGKIQHPEQIPCYITYTNYKTHEIITNNLDKSAMYGGMIEGIGPRYCPSIEDKVVRFAEKERHQIFVEPEGLESTELYPNGLSTSLPFEVQCEYIRSIKGFEDAFIMRPGYAIEYDFFDPRDLKPTLETKFVKNLYFAGQINGTTGYEEAGAQGLVAGINAAISIDSDKSWYPTRANSYIGVLIDDLITKGTKEPYRMFTSRAEYRLILREDNADLRLSDVACQLGLLNKEDQKTFLDKKDSINEQISFMQNTWVGPQTQKARDLEKFLEKKMTRESTLFDLLKRPELDYKKLQQIPELNLNLSDEAVIEQIEISAKYSGYIERQNKDIAKLPIFEQKNIPVEFDYSQVKGLSNEVLQKLTEQKPTTLGEASRIPGVTPAAISLLTIYMKKTGFIK; encoded by the coding sequence ATGATTTATAAAAATACTTATGATGTAATAGTTGTTGGTGGCGGTCATGCAGGTGTTGAAGCTGCTACTGCTTCTGCCCGTATAGGAGCAAAAACACTACTTCTAACACACAATATAGATACAATAGGACAAATGTCTTGCAATCCTGCTATTGGTGGAATTGGTAAGGGCCATTTAGTCAAAGAAATAGATGCTATGGGTGGCATCATGGCAAAAGCTATTGATATGGCAGGGATCCAGTTTAGGATACTTAACTCGCGTAAAGGTCCAGCTGTCAGAGCAACAAGAGCTCAAGCAGATAGAGTGCTCTATAAAAAAGCTATAAATTCCCTTGTTACAAATCAAGAAAATCTTGATATATTTCAAGATTCTGTAGATGATATTGTAATAGATAATGATATTATCTCTGGAGTTATAACTAAAACTGGAATCACATTTAAGTCTAAAAAAGTGGTTTTAACAGTTGGAACCTTCCTAGGTGGTAAAATCCATATTGGTAAAGTTTCAAAGCCTGGTGGACGTGCTGGAGATCAACCGGCTAATACTTTAGCTGCTCGCCTTAGAGCTTTACCATTTAGAGTAAATAGACTTAAAACTGGGACTCCTCCCCGAATTGATAAAAGAAGCGTTGATTTCAGTGTTATGGAAGTTCAGCATGGTGATACTCCTATTCCTTATTTTTCTTTTTTTTCTAAAGGAAAAATACAACATCCTGAGCAAATACCATGCTATATAACTTATACAAACTATAAAACTCATGAAATAATCACAAATAACCTTGATAAATCAGCTATGTATGGTGGAATGATAGAAGGCATAGGACCTAGATATTGCCCTTCTATTGAAGACAAGGTAGTTAGATTTGCAGAAAAAGAAAGACATCAAATATTTGTAGAGCCAGAAGGTTTAGAAAGTACTGAATTATATCCAAATGGGTTATCTACTAGCTTACCATTTGAGGTGCAATGTGAATATATCCGCTCTATAAAAGGTTTTGAAGACGCTTTTATCATGCGTCCTGGATACGCTATAGAATATGATTTTTTTGACCCTCGTGACCTTAAACCAACTTTAGAGACAAAATTTGTTAAAAACTTATATTTTGCTGGTCAGATAAATGGTACCACTGGCTACGAAGAAGCTGGAGCTCAAGGTTTAGTTGCCGGCATAAATGCTGCTATAAGTATAGACTCTGATAAATCATGGTACCCTACTCGTGCTAATAGCTATATTGGAGTGCTTATTGATGATCTTATAACCAAAGGGACTAAAGAACCATACCGAATGTTTACCTCCCGTGCTGAGTATAGATTAATTTTACGCGAAGATAATGCTGATTTGCGATTATCAGATGTTGCTTGTCAGCTAGGCCTACTAAATAAAGAAGATCAAAAAACTTTCCTTGATAAGAAAGACTCTATTAATGAACAGATAAGCTTTATGCAAAACACATGGGTAGGTCCACAAACACAAAAAGCTCGTGATTTAGAAAAATTCCTAGAGAAAAAAATGACTAGAGAAAGTACTCTTTTTGATCTTCTAAAACGCCCGGAGTTGGATTATAAAAAGTTACAACAAATACCTGAATTGAATTTAAATCTAAGCGATGAAGCCGTTATAGAACAAATCGAAATATCTGCTAAATACTCTGGCTATATAGAACGTCAAAATAAAGATATCGCTAAGCTACCAATTTTTGAACAAAAAAATATTCCTGTAGAGTTTGATTATTCTCAAGTTAAGGGCTTATCAAATGAAGTCTTGCAAAAACTTACTGAACAAAAGCCAACCACTTTAGGAGAAGCTTCACGTATACCAGGAGTCACTCCTGCAGCAATATCCTTGCTAACAATATATATGAAAAAAACTGGTTTCATAAAATAA
- the rpmI gene encoding 50S ribosomal protein L35: MPKLKTKSGAAKRFKKTGNGGFKHRCANRAHINTKMTTKRKRHLRGMNQVAKVDTASLVQQMPYA; encoded by the coding sequence ATGCCAAAGTTAAAAACAAAAAGTGGTGCAGCTAAGCGCTTTAAAAAGACAGGTAATGGTGGTTTTAAACACCGTTGTGCAAATCGTGCTCATATCAATACTAAGATGACAACTAAAAGAAAGCGTCACTTAAGAGGTATGAATCAAGTGGCTAAAGTTGATACTGCTAGTTTAGTTCAACAAATGCCTTATGCATAG
- a CDS encoding TVP38/TMEM64 family protein has protein sequence MYKKFKRYVDFHFIKAILVFGCVYVLTVFFSIPIKPALKMLAGLFFGLWFGFAISLASATIGGMLAFMFIKYSWGEVSKNSKYKLVSKFKDMVEKYPIIVLFLARLLPIPFFVPNILAGILKVKNSIFFFTTLIGIIPITFMYVWIGTHISQKLSTNNESFLDKKIILALSVLAVLSMIPFMVKKVIRK, from the coding sequence ATGTATAAAAAATTTAAACGCTACGTAGACTTCCATTTTATAAAAGCAATTTTAGTATTCGGGTGTGTTTATGTATTAACAGTCTTTTTTTCTATACCAATAAAACCAGCTTTAAAAATGTTAGCTGGTTTGTTTTTTGGTTTGTGGTTTGGATTTGCTATATCTCTAGCATCTGCAACAATTGGTGGTATGTTAGCCTTTATGTTTATAAAATATAGTTGGGGAGAAGTATCTAAAAACTCTAAATATAAGCTAGTATCTAAATTTAAAGATATGGTAGAGAAATATCCTATTATAGTATTATTTTTAGCAAGATTGTTACCTATACCGTTTTTTGTACCAAACATTTTAGCCGGTATATTAAAAGTTAAAAATAGTATTTTCTTTTTTACTACTTTGATAGGAATTATTCCAATTACATTTATGTATGTATGGATTGGTACGCACATAAGTCAGAAATTAAGTACTAATAATGAGAGCTTTTTAGATAAAAAAATTATATTGGCTTTGAGTGTTTTAGCTGTATTATCAATGATCCCTTTTATGGTTAAAAAAGTTATTAGAAAATAG
- the rpiA gene encoding ribose-5-phosphate isomerase RpiA produces MFFNKRNNKDELKKLAAIEASKLITPNIILGVGTGSTVKFLIEELVYYKDKIANVVSSSEDSTERLKKLGFDVVDLNYAGEIDLYIDGADECNTHKELIKGGGAALTREKICVAAAKKFICIIDESKKVDILGNFPLPIEVIPMARSYVARQIVKLGGQPVYREQTITDNGNIILDVHNLRIDNPIELETKLNQITGVVANGIFALKTADTVIMAKKNGEIETF; encoded by the coding sequence ATGTTTTTTAATAAAAGAAATAATAAAGATGAGTTAAAAAAACTTGCAGCTATCGAAGCTAGTAAATTAATTACTCCAAACATAATCTTAGGTGTTGGTACTGGTAGTACAGTTAAGTTTCTTATAGAAGAGCTTGTTTATTATAAAGATAAAATAGCAAACGTTGTATCTAGTTCTGAAGATTCCACTGAAAGGTTAAAGAAATTAGGGTTTGATGTAGTAGATCTTAACTACGCTGGTGAAATTGATTTGTATATAGATGGTGCTGATGAATGTAATACTCATAAAGAGCTTATAAAAGGAGGTGGCGCTGCTTTAACACGTGAAAAAATATGCGTCGCTGCTGCAAAAAAATTTATATGCATTATAGATGAGTCAAAAAAAGTTGATATTTTAGGTAATTTTCCCTTACCAATAGAGGTGATACCTATGGCTAGAAGCTATGTTGCACGCCAGATAGTAAAACTTGGTGGTCAACCAGTATACAGAGAACAGACTATTACAGATAATGGCAATATAATCTTAGATGTACATAACCTAAGAATTGATAACCCTATAGAGCTAGAAACTAAGCTTAATCAAATAACAGGTGTTGTCGCTAATGGTATTTTTGCATTAAAAACAGCTGATACTGTTATTATGGCCAAAAAAAATGGTGAGATTGAAACTTTTTAA
- the rplT gene encoding 50S ribosomal protein L20 yields MSRVKRGVTARARHKKVLKQAKGYYGARSRVYRVAKQAVIKAGQYAYRDRKVKKRTFRSLWIVRINAAARQYDMSYSQLINGLNKAGVELDRKALAELAVYNKDAFAAVVEKAKAALA; encoded by the coding sequence ATGTCAAGAGTAAAAAGAGGCGTAACAGCGCGTGCACGTCATAAGAAAGTTTTAAAGCAAGCAAAAGGTTACTACGGTGCTCGCTCAAGAGTATATAGAGTAGCTAAGCAAGCTGTAATTAAAGCAGGTCAATATGCTTATAGAGATCGTAAGGTTAAGAAAAGAACTTTCAGATCTTTATGGATTGTTCGTATCAATGCAGCAGCAAGACAGTATGATATGAGCTACAGCCAACTAATTAATGGTCTAAATAAAGCTGGTGTTGAGTTAGATAGAAAAGCTTTAGCTGAATTAGCAGTGTACAATAAAGATGCTTTTGCTGCTGTAGTTGAAAAAGCAAAAGCTGCGTTAGCTTAA
- the coaD gene encoding pantetheine-phosphate adenylyltransferase, with translation MTNKIAIYPGTFDPITNGHVDLVDRALNIFDEIVIAVSTAYGKKTLFDLDQREKIVKTVFKNNTKVKVISFQGLLVDTAVKYQACSIVRGLRAVSDFDYEYQLASINSKLNDSIQTIFLTPSEKFSCISSTMVRAVAIHDYRRLGEFVPEVVFQEIEKKYKGK, from the coding sequence ATGACTAATAAAATAGCTATTTATCCTGGCACTTTCGATCCAATCACAAATGGGCATGTTGATTTAGTTGATAGAGCTTTGAATATTTTTGATGAAATAGTAATAGCTGTATCAACAGCTTATGGTAAAAAAACATTATTTGACTTGGATCAGCGTGAAAAAATTGTCAAAACAGTATTTAAAAATAATACGAAGGTTAAAGTTATAAGTTTTCAAGGGTTACTAGTAGATACAGCAGTTAAGTATCAAGCATGTTCTATTGTTAGGGGATTAAGAGCAGTTTCAGATTTTGACTATGAATATCAGCTTGCTAGTATTAACAGTAAATTAAATGATAGTATCCAAACTATATTTTTGACACCTAGTGAAAAATTTTCTTGTATTTCCTCAACGATGGTAAGAGCTGTAGCAATACATGATTATAGACGTCTAGGGGAGTTTGTACCAGAAGTTGTATTTCAAGAAATAGAGAAAAAATATAAAGGTAAGTAA